From a region of the Helianthus annuus cultivar XRQ/B chromosome 5, HanXRQr2.0-SUNRISE, whole genome shotgun sequence genome:
- the LOC110943705 gene encoding hybrid signal transduction protein dokA-like, which produces MREEYCPRDEIQKLENEYYNLKMEGSEIEAYTKRSHELANMCPNLSRPPPRRIELYIKGLAPSVESLVTAANLNNLPQIIHLAHKITDQEVECGSLPPRVSATPTVTTTPAGDNKRKWNDPDKATSASQSHKRPDNNNNRSFSQSSSVNQGQSSNPSQGSYLNQNANDNNNRQNNNHNAGNNNNGNNGGNSSRGRVFTIGAGDARNDDNVVTGTFSVNNLFASLLFDSGADWSYVSLEFSQRLGLTPTPLEAKHVVELADVFDIDLLPVTLGSFDVVVGMDWLSKHRADILCKEKIVRIPLPSGESLSVEGHRNCAMVGIISAMTAQKCLRKGYPAILALFTDPQPEERKIEDLPVIREFSVVFPEELPGLPPHHQVEF; this is translated from the exons atgcgggaggagtactgtcctcgtgaCGAGATTCAGAAACTTGAGAACGAATACTACAATCTGAAGATGGAGGGGTCCGAGATCGAGGCTTACACCAAACGATCTCACGAGCTAGCAAACATGTGCCCTAACTTATCACGACCGCCAcctcgaagaatcgagttgtacaTCAAGGGCCTAGCACCATCAGTagagagtttggtcactgcagcaAATCTTAACAACCTGCCTCAGATCATCCATTTAGCACACAAGATTACCGACCAAGAGGTCGAGTGTGGTTCGCTACCGCCTCGTGTTTCTGCTACTCCTACTGTTACTACTACACCTGCTGGTGATAACAAGCGTAAATGGAACGATCCTGACAAAGCGACCAGTGCAAGCCAATCGCATAAAAGGCCTGACAACAACAATAATCGTAGTTTCAGTCAGTCATCCTCAGTTAACCAAGGCCAGAGCAGCAATCCGAGCCAAGGCTCCTAC ctgaatcaaAACGCCAATGATAACAACAACCGTCAGAATAACAATCACAATGCTGGGAATAACAATAATGGCAACAATGGGGGCAACAGTTCTCGTGGAAGGGTATTTACAATTGGAGCTGGCGATGCTAGGAACGACGACAATgtcgtgactggtacgttttctgtgaacaaTCTCTTTGCTTCtttgttatttgattccggtgccgattggagttatgtgtccttgGAGTTCAGTCAACGATTAGGGTTAACTCCAACACCTCTAGAAgctaagcatgtagtagaattagcagatg tgtttgacattgacctccttcctGTCACCCTCGGTAGTTTCGACGTAGtggttggtatggactggttatccaagcACCGTGCTGACATCCTTTGTAAAGAGAAAATTGTACGTATTCCTCTCCCCAGTGGAGAATCTCTATCGGTTGAAGGACATCGCAATTGTGCGATGGTTGGTATCATCTCAGCTATGACAGCTCAGAAGTGTCTACGAAAGGGGTATCCTGCTATTTTAGCACTTTTTACTGATCCTCAGCCTGAAGAGAGGAAGATCGAAGACCTGCCAGTCATTCGTGAATTTTCCGTTGTGTTTCCTGAGGAACTTCCAGGTTTACCTCCTCACCATCAAGTGGAATTTTAG